One Nicotiana tomentosiformis chromosome 1, ASM39032v3, whole genome shotgun sequence genomic window, GTTAAACGTAATATGGCCTTGGATTCGGACCAAGGTTAATCAATCGCTTTGATTGGATTGGCCATTCATGGTAGGAGTTTGATGTTTGAGGCATAGGGTGAAAATGAGTGGAGCGAGCTTGTCAGGTTGGTTCAGATTAAACCAGCTCAAACTGTTAATTCCAAGGTCGAGCCACTCTTTTTGAGTTTACCATCAATCTTTCCTTCTGATTAAGCGGCTTGGTCAAAGAAATAATTGATATTTTGTCTCATTTTTGCCCCGATCAAATCTACTTTTAAATGTTTCAACCTCCCTTGCTCAAGATTTTTTCTTCAACCTCGAGCCAGGAAAGTTGAGGCTTGATGAATCTCAAGGCAAGCTCAAGCTTTTGCCTAATGCATGAGTCTTTCCTTCTGATTAAGCGGCTTGATCAAAGAAATAATTGATATTTTGTCTCATTTTTGCCCCGATCAAATCTACTTTTAAATGTTTCAACCTCCCTTGCTCAAGATTTTTTCTTCAACCTCGAGCCAGGAAAGTTGAGGCTTGATGAATCTCAAGGCAAGCTCAAGCTTTTGCCTAATGCATGAGTCAAGCTGGCATATCATACCAAGAGCTTGCCTCGGCTAAGCTCGTTTAATCCCCTAGTGAGGAGTCAAAAAAAGTACAGGCAGGTTTAAAGGCTTAATATACCTCTCCTTTTGATTGTAGATCCATATCTTTATTTGATGTTTAGTCTTGGAAGAATTTAACCAagtaaattttataaaaatatgaattgcatGCCTAGAGGTGGCCAAGTGGGTTGGGCTCGATTAGCTTTGGGTCAGTTTTATTAGGGCTTTAACTTTTAAAAACTGGTTGAAGCATTGTTTTCCAAGCAAAATCACATTGTTTTGGGTTTAAATCAGTATGAATGGGCATGGCCACTCCTTTTGATTATTATACGGGTTGATTCCTTTAAATTATAATGCATCTTTAACTGTAGAAACTATgccatttcctttttttttttatgttataaaaagtGGTGTCTCATAAACTGACAAAAAAGGAGGATTGTGTGCTAGTCAACTAGATTTTGATGCTTTTTGTCTTGCTATTGTCATAGTGATTGGCAAAACAGTAACTCCCAAATTCATGGAGTTTTAAGGGTAGAGTTAATCATATGGGTGAAGGTGCTAATATTAAATGTATATGTGATCTGCAGATTCGTCCTTTGTGGAGACACTACTTCCAAAACACCCAGGGACTCATCTTTGTGGTTGATAGCAATGACAGAGATCGTGTAGTTGAAGCTAGGGATGAGCTTCACAGGATGTTGAATGAGGTAGATTTCAAGTGTTTCTTCCGATTTTGATGTAACAATTTCTTGCATCAAGTAGTATTGCCCCGCAGTGTGGGGTGAGAAAAAAAAAGTGTGCCTGATTCCTCCCTAAATGGAACAAGCTATAAGGAGACTCAACTTTAAGGTTGTCCTCACCTTTGCAGGATGAATTGAGGGATGCTGTATTGCTAGTGTTTGCTAACAAGCAAGATCTTCCAAATGCCATGAACGCAGCAGAGATAACTGACAAGCTTGGCCTCCATTCTCTCCGCCAGCGTCACTGGTAAATAAACTTGACCATATTGCCTTCCGATCTTCTTCTTCTCTCCCCCTGTCCCTCTCCCTCTCTCTCGCGGTTTCTGGTGCTCATGGATTAATGGCCTCTTTGATTTGCATCTCTATGCAGGTACATCCAGAGCACTTGTGCGACTTCTGGTGAAGGTCTGTATGAAGGGTTAGATTGGCTGTCAAACAACATAGCAAATAAGGTAGGTGACAGATATATAAAGTCTTACCATCATATTAGCTTATTGACCACAAAATGTTGTATTTTGAAAGAACATCCACATCATATTAGCTAATTGATGTTTTCAGTCAAATCTGAACTGCTTCTCATAATTTCCAATTCCAATTTGCAGGCATAGAGACAGAGCATCTTTGTTCTCTGGATAATGGAGTAGTGAGACGGACAGAATAGGCTTCGCCAATTACTTGTAAACTTCATCTGTTATTTTTCTTCGTACAACTTTTTGTTTCTCAAGGATTCATTCACGTGTACTTCTGCAGtgtcaaaataatttttaagtTTTAACTGGTCTTTGTTCGTCTTTGGATTCCTAGCTCCATTTTGTTGGGTAAATCCTCTGGTTCTTCCCTTGTTGATGGGGGACGGTGGGTTAATTCCAAGTATTCATTGGTTACATGTCTGACTGATGTACTGTGTTTTATATACAAGAGGAGCTTTTTATAATATTCAATATGTACGAATCATGTTACTGCTTTGATAGAAGGTGAGCTAATTTGGTTGGATACACATAGCGGTACAGTCCATATTGGGTGCTTATTCTCTTCCGATACTCTATTCAGATTTGCAATAAGCCTATTTCCACCATGTACACATTCTAATCAACCAGGTAGCACCTGCTTACGGTTGAATTAATGGATTTAACCGCTTCTCTATCCGCTGCGTAGTAGAACTGCGGCACGATAAACACAATTAAGGCACAAATGGTTTCTTGTTACTCTAATAGGGGAGGATCCATACCAGCTGAGCCCTCAAGAGTACAATGTAAAAGACAAGACAGCTTCCATCACAGATAATATAAGCAACTAAAAGGCTGGTATGGAAAAGGACCAGAAACATTTCCAGTGAAGTAAAAGAAAAAAGGTCATGAGTAggagtggcaaacgggcgggtcgggtGGGATATGATTCGGGTCGAAAACGAGTAatgaaaaaacggataaattatccgacccgatccatatttaatacgaataaaaaacgggttaatcggcggataatatggttacccatattatccatgacttcttgagtataatcacttttgggagaatttttagTTTTCAAAACTTAAGgaaccccaatttgaggctttactaATGTAAAGGTTAaactcattggttatccatttgtTATATATTGGTTATTCATtttttaaatggataatatgattcttatccatatttgacccatctttaaaaagttcattatccaacctattttttaatggataatataagtggttaactattttcttttaactaTTTTGACACGACTAGTGGATACAGATATCCAAAATCTTGAAGAGAGAAGGCCAATGtacaataaagaagaaaaaaactgaAGTTGTATAATTGTAACAAGGCAGATCCGCTAGAAATAAGATGGCTACTGTATACACAACGAAAAATAGTGGAGTACAGTGATTATCGAAAAACTACCCCGGAACAGTTAAACATATGAGTTTGTACGGGCTAGCGACAGAGAATCACATGGAATTTCTCGTCTTCTGTTTTGAGACTGGGCGCCTCTTTTCAGCGCACCTAATAAGAAAAATTAGTTTAGAGCTAATCGAATCCAACTGACGGACTCCACCATGTTTCATATTGACGATCGGTGAAAAGCAGGGCGGATCCAAAATAGCGGTATCAGATTCATTTGAACACATTACTttcataaatttatgtgtaaaaattatcTAAAATAGGTATGAACCCATTACTTTAACAATATAAGTTCAACCCATAAAATTCAAATTTGTGTGCGAAAAGCTATTTCATGTCATACTACTTTAATTTATGAAAAACCCCTCTCCCTCCCCAACCACATGGAAGCCCCTTTTCTCATCTTTTCCTATTGGTAATCACATTCCTTAAGAGAGGgcgaaaagaaaaagaaaaagaaaaagaatggagATGTAATCTGCAAGACTGCAATCAAGAACACAGCCAAATTCATGCATTACACCAAACGCAAATATACACCTTACACTACTTTGTACCACAGATT contains:
- the LOC104095235 gene encoding ADP-ribosylation factor 1, which gives rise to MGLSFGKLFSRLFAKKEMRILMVGLDAAGKTTILYKLKLGEIVTTIPTIGFNVETVEYKNISFTVWDVGGQDKIRPLWRHYFQNTQGLIFVVDSNDRDRVVEARDELHRMLNEDELRDAVLLVFANKQDLPNAMNAAEITDKLGLHSLRQRHWYIQSTCATSGEGLYEGLDWLSNNIANKA